The segment CGGGCACGGCCATGATGGCCCCGGTGCCGTAGCCATAGAGCACGTAGTCCGCGGTCCAGATGGGGATCCTCTCCCCGGTGGCGGGGTTTTGGGCGTAGGCCCCCAGGAAGACCCCGGTCTTCTCCCGGCCCTCCGCCTGGCGCTCGATCTCCGTCTTGCGCCGGGCGGCCTCCACGTAGGCCTCCACCTCGGCCCGCCTTTCCGGGGAAGCCAGCTTGAGGGTCAAGGGGTGCTCCGGGGCCAGGACCAGGAAGGTGGCCCCGAAAAGGGTGTCGGGCCGGGTGGTGAAGACGGTGATGGCCTCTCCCAGGCCCTCCACGGGGAAGTGGATCTCCGCCCCCTCGGAGCGGCCGATCCAGGCCCTTTGCATGGCCTTCACCTTTTCCGGCCACCGGAGGCCCTCGAGGTCCTCAAGGAGCCTATCCGCGTAGGCGGTGATGCGCAGGTACCACTGCACGAGTTCCCGCTTCTCCACCGGGGTGTCCTCGTGCCGCCAACAGCGGCCCTCCACCACCTGCTCGTTGGCCAAAACGGTCTGGCACTTGGGGCACCAGTTCACCAGCCCCCCCGCCCGGTAGGCTAGGCCCTTTTCCCACATTTTTATGAAAATCCACTGGTTCCAGCGGTAGTAGTCGGGCTCGCAGGTGGTCACCTCCCGGTCCCAGTCGTAGAGGATGCCCATGAGCTCGAGGCTTTCCTTGGCCTGGCGGATGTTCTCGTAGGTCCAGTCCTTGGGGTGGACGCCGAACTTGAGGGCGGCGTTCTCCGCGGGCAGGCCGAAGGCGTCCCAGCCCATGGGGTGGAGGACCTCATAGCCCTGCACCCGACGGAAGCGGGCCAGGACGTCCCCCATGGTGTAGTTCTTCAGGTGGCCCATGTGCAGGTCCCCGGAGGGATAGGGAAACATGACCAGCACGTACTGCTTGCCCCGCTTCCCGGGCGCCTCCTTGGCCTTCATGAAGCCCTTTTCCTTCCAAAAGCGTTGCCACTTGGGCTCTATGGCGTGCGGGTTGTACTTCTCCATGCGCTCCTCCCTCAAAAAAACCCTTCCCCCAAGGGGAAGGGACAGCCAGGCCCCTTCCCGCCTTAGGGGATTAGCCTGGCCAAGCTCATGGGAACATGATACTGCAATCCGGCAAAAAAACGTGGGGCGCCCTAGTCCTCCACCGCCCTCGCCACCACCGCCCCCAGGAGGAAGACCCAAAGCACCAGATACAGGCCGAGTAGCGCCAGGACAAACCCCGCCAGGGGTCCGTAGAGGAGTTCGTACTGGGAGCGGGGAAGGAGCTTGGGAAGCCCAAGCCGCACCCCCTCGAAGAGAAGGGCCGCCACCCCTGCCCCCACGCTCAAGGGCACCAGGTGGCGAAACCCTTTAAGGCCGCGAAAAAAGGCGTAGGTGAGGAGAAAGAGCAAAAAGGCCAGGAAGAGGGGTAAAAAAGCCTCCAAAGGCGAAAAGGCCCCCCGCCACTCCGGAGGGAGGAAGCGGAGGAGAAACCCCAGGGCCAGGCCCAAAAGGGCCAGGAGGATGAGGGCCAGGCCCAGGACCACCGGCATGAGGAGGCCCAAAAGGCGGTGGCGAAAACCCGGGGGGCGGCCAAAGATGAACCCCAGGGCGTAGCTCAGGGCGGCGAAGAAGTTGCTCCCCGACCAAAGGAGGAAGAGGGCGCTCACCAGGGTGAGGGGAAAAGCTCCGCGGGTGAGGAAGCGCAAGAGGTCCTGGGCCAGCTCCGGCCGGGCCGGGAAAAGACCCTCGGTCAAGGCCTGCACCCCGGCCAAAAAGCCCTCCCTTAGGGCCTCGCTCCCCGAGAGGAAAAGGCCAAAGACCCCCACCAGGAGAAAGAGAAGGGGCATGAGGGAAAGCAGGGCGTAGTAGGCCAGGGCGGCGGCGAAGAAGGGGACGTGGGCCTCCTGGTACAGGTTGA is part of the Thermus caldilimi genome and harbors:
- a CDS encoding YhjD/YihY/BrkB family envelope integrity protein; this translates as MFRRLLNLYQEAHVPFFAAALAYYALLSLMPLLFLLVGVFGLFLSGSEALREGFLAGVQALTEGLFPARPELAQDLLRFLTRGAFPLTLVSALFLLWSGSNFFAALSYALGFIFGRPPGFRHRLLGLLMPVVLGLALILLALLGLALGFLLRFLPPEWRGAFSPLEAFLPLFLAFLLFLLTYAFFRGLKGFRHLVPLSVGAGVAALLFEGVRLGLPKLLPRSQYELLYGPLAGFVLALLGLYLVLWVFLLGAVVARAVED